A part of Gemmatimonas groenlandica genomic DNA contains:
- a CDS encoding response regulator: MAPSTILVIEDDTPIRSVIRAAAESEGHIVYEAATAAHGLSLARQERPALIVLDLGLPDADGLAVCQSIRTWSSTPIVVLSARHTDQEMARLLDAGADDFLAKPFSTLELQARIRAHLRRARMPSLARDDAPLHVGRLTIDRATRTLTKAGVVVHLTPTEWALLLAFVTHAGRTMTHQQLFDAVWGRSHGDAQQYLRVYVAHLRRKIEDDSLRPTLIITESAVGYRFAPID; encoded by the coding sequence ATGGCGCCCTCCACCATTCTCGTCATCGAAGACGATACGCCGATTCGATCCGTCATCCGTGCTGCGGCGGAATCCGAGGGCCATATCGTCTATGAGGCCGCCACGGCCGCACATGGGCTTTCCCTTGCCCGTCAGGAGCGGCCCGCATTGATCGTGCTCGACCTCGGGCTTCCCGATGCCGACGGCCTCGCCGTGTGTCAGTCGATTCGCACGTGGTCGTCCACGCCAATCGTCGTGCTCTCAGCGCGTCATACCGATCAGGAAATGGCCCGGCTGCTCGATGCCGGGGCCGACGATTTTCTCGCCAAGCCGTTCAGCACCCTCGAGTTGCAGGCGAGGATCCGTGCGCACCTTCGTCGAGCGCGCATGCCCTCGCTTGCTCGCGATGACGCACCGCTCCACGTCGGCCGATTGACGATCGATCGCGCCACGCGCACGCTGACCAAAGCCGGCGTGGTCGTTCATCTTACGCCGACGGAATGGGCGCTGCTGCTGGCGTTCGTGACGCATGCCGGGCGCACCATGACGCACCAGCAGCTGTTCGACGCCGTCTGGGGGCGGAGTCACGGCGATGCGCAGCAGTATCTGCGCGTGTACGTGGCGCATCTGCGTCGCAAGATCGAGGACGACTCCCTCCGGCCGACGCTCATCATCACCGAGTCCGCCGTCGGCTACCGGTTCGCGCCCATCGATTAG